TCCATATCATGAAGTAAAAAGGGATCATGTAAATCTGATAAATTATCATTTAAAAAATGCGATAAAGATGCTTCCGATTGAATTCCTCTTTGGTAAGCAATTGATGCTGTTAAATCATCTAATCCAAGTTTTTTTGCTGCTTTTAAAAATTTTTCGTCAGTTTTAGTCTCAGAAATAATCCAATCATATTTTGACTTTATCATTTAAAATTAAATACCTTTCTTGCCAAAAAGTCAGCTATCTTAGGAAACAGATTATACATTTTGCTAGCAAAAGCCAAACTAAATGGTAAATTAAGTTCTCGTTTATTTTTTCCAATAATTTTTACAATTTTTTGTGCAACATCATTTGGTTCTAAAGCATATTTTTCAACACTCTTTAAGTAATCTCCGGATGGATCAGCCTTATCAAAAAAATTCGTTTTAATAGGTCCTGGATTCACCGTTGTTACTTTCACATGATGGTCAGCTAACTCTAAACGTAGCGCATTTGAAAAACCAATAACAGCAAATTTTGTCGCAGAATAAATAGATGATTTTGGTGATGCAATTAATCCAGCCATTGAAGCAATATTAATAATATGACCTTTTTGCTGTAATTTCATTTGTTTACCAACAAGGCGCGAAAAATGTATCGTCGCAACGGTATTAACATCAAACATTTTTGAAATAGAATGATCATCAAATTGATCAAACTCTTTAAACTCACCAAAACCAGCATTATTAATTAACACATCAATTTTTCCATATTGTAAGATAATTTGATTAACGACTTTTTGAATTGCCGTTGGATCACTAATGTCGATTTCAATACAATTTTTATTTGCAGTATGTCTGTATAGTTCTTCAAGCTTAGCTTTATTTCTACCAAGTAATACCAGACCATCTTCAGCAGGCAATCGTTTAATGATTTCTTGAGCAATACCACCTGAAGCTCCAGTAATTAAAATTATTCTTTGAGACATTTAAATCACCTCTTCTTCAAAATCTCTTACGATGTGAACATTTTCAAAAATACTTGCAGCATCTAGTTCCAATTTTTTACAATCTCTGCCAATAAACCTTGCTGAAATGTGATTTAATAACAAACGTTTTGCATTTGCTTCTTTTGCGATTTGTGCTGCCTGCATATTTGTTGAATGCGCGTGACGTTTCGCAATCTTATCATCACCTTTTCCATAAGTTGATTCGTGAACTAAAATATCCGCACCTAAAGCAAGTCTCACACTAGCATTAGTTTTTCTGGTATCACCTATAATTGTTACAATTTTTCCTTTTTTAGGAGCTGATATAAAGTCTTTTGCAATAATAATATTGCCATCTTCTAAAGTCACATCTTGTCCATTTTTCACTTTTCCAAACAAAGGACCAAATGGTACCCCAGCTTGCTTTAAAGCTTCAGCATCTAATGTACCTTCTAAATCTTTTTGTACTACCCTATAGCCCATACAAAAAACACCATGATCAAGCTTTTCAGAATAAACAACAAATTTATCTGTTTCCATTATTTTTCCAAGTTGTTTATCATCAAATTCAAAAAAATTAATATGATATGGAAGTCTTGAACCAGTTAATTTTAAGCTTGTCATTACATATGACTTAATCCCTACAGGACCATAGATATCGAGATCTGTTTGTTCCTCATTAGCTTGAAAAGCTCGGCTAGACAAAAAACCAGGTAATCCAAAAATGTGATCACCATGTAAATGGGTAATAAATATTTTTCTTACTTTTCGAGGTTTGATAGTCGTATTTAATATTTGTCTTTGAGTTCCTTCCCCACAATCAAACATCCAGATTTCATTGATTTCATCTAATAATTTTAGAACTAAACTAGAAACATTTCGTTGCTTACTTGGTTGTCCAGCTCCAGTCCCTAAAAATTGAATTTCCATTTTTTATATAAATCATTTCAGACAATCCAATTATTGCCTTAATGCTTCCTTTCACTTTTTCTTAACAAATATTGTTGCTTT
This Streptococcus urinalis 2285-97 DNA region includes the following protein-coding sequences:
- the rnz gene encoding ribonuclease Z — its product is MEIQFLGTGAGQPSKQRNVSSLVLKLLDEINEIWMFDCGEGTQRQILNTTIKPRKVRKIFITHLHGDHIFGLPGFLSSRAFQANEEQTDLDIYGPVGIKSYVMTSLKLTGSRLPYHINFFEFDDKQLGKIMETDKFVVYSEKLDHGVFCMGYRVVQKDLEGTLDAEALKQAGVPFGPLFGKVKNGQDVTLEDGNIIIAKDFISAPKKGKIVTIIGDTRKTNASVRLALGADILVHESTYGKGDDKIAKRHAHSTNMQAAQIAKEANAKRLLLNHISARFIGRDCKKLELDAASIFENVHIVRDFEEEVI
- a CDS encoding SDR family NAD(P)-dependent oxidoreductase — protein: MSQRIILITGASGGIAQEIIKRLPAEDGLVLLGRNKAKLEELYRHTANKNCIEIDISDPTAIQKVVNQIILQYGKIDVLINNAGFGEFKEFDQFDDHSISKMFDVNTVATIHFSRLVGKQMKLQQKGHIINIASMAGLIASPKSSIYSATKFAVIGFSNALRLELADHHVKVTTVNPGPIKTNFFDKADPSGDYLKSVEKYALEPNDVAQKIVKIIGKNKRELNLPFSLAFASKMYNLFPKIADFLARKVFNFK